The Lutibacter sp. A64 genome segment CAAATTATCCAAAAGCGCGGAGGCTTTAAACAATTAGACGCAGAGTAGCGAAGTCCTAAAATTCTCACTCTAGATTAAAAATACATTGAAAAATATAAAAGAGCTTTCCATTGTGGTAAGCTCTTTTTTTTAACTTGGTATATGTTTTGTAATACTATTTTAAATTTTTATAAAATGAAAAAATTACGATATTTAATAAGTTTTGGAATGCTAGCTTTACTATTTTCTTGTGGTAGTACTTCAAATAATAAATTAGAAAAGCACCTTCCATTTAATATACATAATGCATTCTATACTTCTTGGTTTGGCCAACAGCCAGGAGCTAAAGGTTATACAATTTATCTTGAGATTGATAATTCTAATATTACTTTAGATTCTATATATTTTAGAAATATGTCTGCTAAGTTAGAAAAGAAGGACACTTCTATAGGTGAAAACACTTATTTTGGAACGTTTAAAATGCCAAATAGTATAAAAAATTATGTATTGCATAGTGATTCTAAAAAAGAGTTCGGAAATCAACTCCCTGATATTTCAAAAAATATACCTTTTAGTTTAACTAAAAACGAAGCTGTAATCTCTTTTTTTAGTAAAAATAAAATAAACTATTATAAAATTTCAGAGATAAAAGAGGGTAATAAATAAATATTATTTAAGTTTTAATTGACATAATTTCAGTTGGTTAACGTTTATTTATTGAGTTTATTATTTTTTTGGCATAGATTTTGAATTTTCTACAGTATAACAATAAAACCAGATGATTATGAAAACTTTAAAATTACTTTTTGCTAGCCTTATTATTGGAGTGTCATTTTCATCTTGTAGCGTATCTATAGGAGATGAAGATTATTATTACGGACGTTTAGAAGAGGTTATTACAGATTATGATTTATGGTATATAGATTATAATAAAACAACGGGAACGGGAGATGTACCTTTTTTATCTAAAGCGTTTACTATTTCATTTATAAATGGAAGAGTATATGCAAATAATAATATAGTTGGTATTGGAATTAATGGTGATGGATATGGAGTTCAAATAGGATATTACGATACGTATAACGGATTCTTAGAAATAGATCATAATTTAGATGGTTATTATGATTTTGATGTTATTGAAGTATCGAGAGATAGAATACGATTAAAAGACAATTATAATAATGTAACCTATTATTTAGAAGGGTATCAACAATACAATTTTGATTACGATCAAGTGTTTTATGACAATATTGAGTATTTCTTACAAGAATATAATGCTTGGGAAAAAAATTATACTAGTAATGCGGGTTATGTAAATGAATTTGATAATGAAAACTTTTTAGCATTTACACCTGAAAATTTAACAACATTTTATTCTTCACAAGATAAAGTTGGCACGCAAATTGCTAGTATATATTGGGATTATGTAGGTGGCTATTCGGTGTATGATGTACAAGGATATGATGATTTAAAAATTTTAACATTAAATTATGATTTGTACGGTACTGAAGAGTTTGAGTTGAGCGTTGTAAATGATGGAAGGATTAGTTTGTACCACATTGATTCTGGAACAACTTACGAGTTTACCGGAAGAGGTTACATACAATATTTAAAAAATAGTTCAGAAAAAAATGCAGTTGAGAGTGTAAGTAATGAGGGTAGAAAACGAACTAAGGTAATAAGAGAAACAAAAGTTAGAAGAAATTTAAAATAAAGTTTGGTTAGTTGATTTTTAGTTGGCTATTTCGATAGCTAACTAGTAAAACCGCTCCTTTTTGGAGCGGTTTTTTTGTACCTTTATACTTCAAAAAAAATATTTTAAAATGAAATCAAAAACTGCATTTATAACAGGAGCAACTTCTGGTATAGGAAAAGCTACAGCAGAAATTTTTGCTAAAAACAATATAAATTTAATTCTTTGTGGTAGAAGAAGTGAACGTTTAACAGCGCTAAAAGAAACGTTGGGTAAATTAACCAATGTTATTACTTTACAATTTGACGTAAGTGATAAAGATGCCGTGTTTAAAGCTATAGAAACATTGCCTTCAGCTTTTAAAAAAATTGATATCTTAATTAATAATGCCGGAAATGCACATGGCTTAAGCAGTATTCAAGATGGTAGTATTGACGATTGGGACGCTATGTTAGATATTAATGTGAAAGGTTTGTTGTATGTTTCAAAAGCAATTATGCCTCAAATGGTAAATAGAAATGAGGGATTTATTGTAAATATAGGCTCTATTGCTGGGAAAGATGTATATCCTAACGGAAATGTGTATTGCGCATCTAAACACGCTGTAAATGCTTTAAATAAGGCAATGCGTATTGATTTAAATAAGCATAATATTAGAGTTGCTGCAATTCATCCGGGTGCAGTAGAAACAGAGTTTTCTGAAGTTCGTTTTAAAGGTGATGTAGAAAAAGCTAAAAATGTATATGCAGGTTACAAGGCTTTGCAAGCAATAGACATTGCAGAAATTATTTATTTTGTAATTACTCGCCCGGTTCATGTTAATATAGAAGATTTAATTGTTTATCCTACAGCGCAGGCAAGTGCAACAATTTTAAATAAAGAATAATTAGATTAAAATGATAAACAAACGTTTACTAATAAAAAATTTACTAGCACAAAATGATGAAAATAGCTTTTATGATAAAAAGTTAAAAGTGCTATTAGATTCTAATGAGGGGAAAGCTAAATTTTTAAAACACGTTTGCGCATTATCTAATTCTAACCCAGAAAATAATTCATACATAGTAATTGGAGTTGAAGATCAATTAAATTTAATTAAAGGTGTAGATTTTTTTGATGATAGTAAAATTCAAAATTTAGTAAATTCATATTTAGAAAATCCGCCTAAAATTCAATACGAAAACATCCGGTTTCCAAGCTTACCACGTTATAAAGTTATCGGTTTGGTTACTATACATCCTAATAATAAAATTACCCGTTTAAAAAAACAACTATGGAAATATGCAAAAGGACGTATTTTTTATAGAAGAGGAAGTACTTCTATGTCTACTTTAGTAAAATTTGAATTAAAAAGTACCAATAAAGAAATTGTAGAAGCTATTGAAAAAAAAGCGAGTAATAATATAAAACTAACATTAGATGGGGTTTTCGATTTTTTTGAAAGACATAAAGAAGCATATAATCCTATTTATAAAGTCTTTAATGAACAATTTGTGTTGTGTTGGGCTGGAGAGAAAAAAATTGTAGGAGATAAAGTTTTTTATTCTAGAGTTGATATTGAACTTATAGATGAGCAAGTCCGTTTGTTTTATTCTGCATTAGATGAAGTTAAGATAGAAGTGAATGCTCAATCGTTTATTATTACAGAATATGTTTTTTTAAGAATTAAAGACGAATTTGATTTTTATCCTTTAGAAAAAACAGTTATTAATTTTAAGGAAAATGGTAAATATGATATTGTAACAAAGCTTTTATTTAAACCGCCTCGTTTTAATAAAAAAGAACTACGATGTATATTTAATAATTGCAATACTATTTTAGATAAATTAAAAAATAAACAACCTCTAAGTGAGGTTGAGTGTGAAGATGTAAAAGAGTTACCAACAAATTATATGATTTGTGTGTTAAACCAAATACCCAATGCTTTTTCTAAATTAAAAGAATCTAAAAGCTATTTAAAAAACTTAGAAAATAAATCTAGTTATATAAAATATAAAGAAGCTGTGCGGGTTTTAAGAAAGGCAAATTACCCTTAATAAAAACTAAAAAAATTAACCATTTATTTTTTTATATAATTGCAAAGCAAACCCATCTGTTAAACTAGCAACAAAACCACAAATATTTAAAATTCTAAGGTAAAGTGTTTCGTTTGGTGTTTGTAAATGTTCAGGCAATAAGTTAAGCACTAATTTATCGTAATTAGAAAGTTTGTTTTCAAATTTATTGTTAGAAGCTGTTAAAAAGACATCGAGTAATTTAGAAATTATAGAATAGCCCATTAATTCTTTTTCAATTACTTCTCTGCTTTTGTATATTTTTTCAACACTTAATTTAATAATATCATTTATTTGAGCTTCATATTTACATTTTTCTAAAAGAGAATACGGGTAATTTCCATTTAAAATAGCTTCTTCATTTTCTAAAAAAACTTTTGAAGCTTCACCAATAAGTGTTCCAATTGCTAAAGCGCGTAAATAGCTTAAACGATCTTTTTTATGCTTTAATTGATAATATTTTTCTGAATTAATAGTGTCTTTAACCAGTTTTATTAAATATTCTAAAGCAAATTCTTCTTCAATTAAACCTAAATTAATGCCATCTTCAAAATCTATAATAGTATAGCAAATATCATCTGCAGCTTCTACTAAATATGCTAACGGATGTCTTTTAAAAGCAATATTTCCATTAGTTCCAGTTGAAATTAAACCTAATTCTTCTGCTAGTTCATTAAAAAAATCTCTTTCAGATTGAAATATGCCATATTTTTTATCGGCAATATGTTGTGTTGGTTTTTTTGGTAAAGATTCTTTTGGGTATTTTAAAAAAGCACCTAAAG includes the following:
- a CDS encoding SDR family NAD(P)-dependent oxidoreductase, which translates into the protein MKSKTAFITGATSGIGKATAEIFAKNNINLILCGRRSERLTALKETLGKLTNVITLQFDVSDKDAVFKAIETLPSAFKKIDILINNAGNAHGLSSIQDGSIDDWDAMLDINVKGLLYVSKAIMPQMVNRNEGFIVNIGSIAGKDVYPNGNVYCASKHAVNALNKAMRIDLNKHNIRVAAIHPGAVETEFSEVRFKGDVEKAKNVYAGYKALQAIDIAEIIYFVITRPVHVNIEDLIVYPTAQASATILNKE
- a CDS encoding ATP-binding protein, yielding MINKRLLIKNLLAQNDENSFYDKKLKVLLDSNEGKAKFLKHVCALSNSNPENNSYIVIGVEDQLNLIKGVDFFDDSKIQNLVNSYLENPPKIQYENIRFPSLPRYKVIGLVTIHPNNKITRLKKQLWKYAKGRIFYRRGSTSMSTLVKFELKSTNKEIVEAIEKKASNNIKLTLDGVFDFFERHKEAYNPIYKVFNEQFVLCWAGEKKIVGDKVFYSRVDIELIDEQVRLFYSALDEVKIEVNAQSFIITEYVFLRIKDEFDFYPLEKTVINFKENGKYDIVTKLLFKPPRFNKKELRCIFNNCNTILDKLKNKQPLSEVECEDVKELPTNYMICVLNQIPNAFSKLKESKSYLKNLENKSSYIKYKEAVRVLRKANYP
- a CDS encoding deoxyguanosinetriphosphate triphosphohydrolase; this encodes MNWNQLLSLKRYGDRQIRLRSKQDETRLGFEVDYDRIIFSDSFRSLQDKTQVIPLSKTDFVHTRLTHSLEVSVAARSLGRIVGEKVLEKYPVLTNLGYKMNDFGAIVATAALAHDIGNPPFGHSGEKAIGEYFTNGKGKKFKEQLTDKQWQDLIDFEGNANGFRILSETKEGIAGGLRLSYATLGAFLKYPKESLPKKPTQHIADKKYGIFQSERDFFNELAEELGLISTGTNGNIAFKRHPLAYLVEAADDICYTIIDFEDGINLGLIEEEFALEYLIKLVKDTINSEKYYQLKHKKDRLSYLRALAIGTLIGEASKVFLENEEAILNGNYPYSLLEKCKYEAQINDIIKLSVEKIYKSREVIEKELMGYSIISKLLDVFLTASNNKFENKLSNYDKLVLNLLPEHLQTPNETLYLRILNICGFVASLTDGFALQLYKKING